ATTATCCtcttttccacgattttccgTTCGATTACGATTTCTGATCATCTCATCAACAATCTTTAGTAGATGATCAGACCATATATGGCCTGCTCTGCGACGGTTCGGTGGCATTGTTTCGAGTTCGATTTCGCGAAATATTACGATAGAGGAGCCCAAGTacaattgatttcaattgattcTACAAAATCATATATCCTCCAACTCCTCACGTTCACACTCGCATCTATCACACTCAACTGATCGCTAAAGCAGGGTCATAGATCCGGGTCCGGGAGCGAAGCTACTGGTGATGATTGATGCAAGCAAGCTAAACATGGCTCGCTTCTGCTGTTTGGTTCGTCCCGAAAAGATGTTAGTTCCGCCCAGGTtgcgttcctcctcctcctcctaaaCACACCCGAAGATGGATGATACTACCAGTTCGGATTGAGGGGTTTTTTGGCGCTCGCCTGCAGTCGGGCATGGCTGGCGAGGCGGGCGGGTGGGTGGCAAGTGAATGAATTTGATTGAGCTGAACAACATCGTGCACCGTGGCCTCGGCCAAGGCAAGGTGCATTGGACTTGCTTATTTTTCTTGCTGCTTCCCCCCTTCTCCTCGTTGTCTCCTTGTAgccttgattttttttttcgtttcttcatcacgaaagtgaggttaggtaCGGCCAATGGCCACACAGCATTAAAAAAACGATGGCggtttaaaaacaaatccttcAACCCCAGGTTACACGGTTAGCGCACAGCTCTCCATTcaacgtgtatgtgtgtgtgtgtgtgttcgctgaTACGGCTCATTGAGATTGCAACCGATTCCCGAAATAACGATCAAGCAGCAACCATGGTTTTTTTGGCCATGGTGGACGACAGAGAAGACAAAAAGGCGACACATGAGGCACAGGAAATGACGCTTTAGCTTTACCCGCAAGTGCACACCCAATGCCGGCAATAAACGACAACGTTGGCGTTGACCAGCACCTCCCACCACCCTTTAAAACCATCCGAGAGGGCGTTGATCGTGaccagaagcaccaccacagcacgGTCAAGGTCACACGGAAAGGGTTGCACACTTCCCCCGGGGATGGGATGCAGTTTGGCGATGATTTAATTAGAATCACAATATTTGCTCAACACTGGTGCAACCGAGTTCAGTGGCGCTGGTTTCTGCTGTGCTTTGATGTTCTAATTTGGTTCGCATCGGATGCACCATACGCCATTTAATGCTGCAATGCAATGGTTTACATTTCATCGGTCATCGtctcgaaaaggaaaaaacacacattcccaTTCGACAGGCCATTTTGAAACGGATGTTTATCGGTTTAACCGTTACATTCCACGATCGTTGTCACATCGTATGGTCTGCTATGatcgtttattgaaattagCACGCTGGACCGCAGTGGGTTTGATTGAGTTGACACATTTGTCACCCTGTGTCTAGGGCTAAGGCGTCCTGTTGCCAAAGCATTCCTGCTCTCCATTTACGGTTGTCAAAGCGCAATTTACCGATTTGTTTCGGCGATTCGACGCGACGGGCTCCTACAAGTGaacatcgaaacgaaacaagtCCTTGCCCCGTGAGCCAAGTGGTAGCGGTTCTGCTTGAGGATTCGGTTGGTCTTGTGCCAACAACGATTTCCTCAATTTAAAGCTGTTTGGCTGTTGCCAGCGCAAGTGCCAACCGTGGACCGCGCGACAGGGAAATGATCGAGCGACTTAATTTGGCCATTCACGTGTgtccaccagccaccagcctgTCCACTGCCCGAGCCACCACCGCTATAAATCTCGGGTGAAGGCTGACTCACCATTGATACGAACGTTTTGGGCGATCACGCAGAGAGTGAGGTACTAATCGCATGCGGTAGGAGCGTTCACTACGGAACGCACACCGATTAGACGCTTGACGTAGATCGCGTTTGATTTGTTGATCGTGGACCAGTGTAAACAGAACGCACGGTGATGCGAGATAACTAAGCTGAATAAGAAAAACTAGAGACGATCTAGAGACGATTCTGATTTTGTTTGCGTCTTAAGCTTCTGTTCGGTGGTGCGTCGTAGCTCGTGAAGTGAACGATAATTTGTGGTCGGATCAAGCACCTAGCGGATAGCGGGCAAGACGGACTGCGTGGGCTGCAGACTCTGGCGGTCATCTAACGTTCATTACGGACCGCGTCTTCGATGGTAAAGTTTGAATTGCGTTTTCCTATTCTTGAACTTCTGTTTCCTTTGTGGtgtattatttttctttcacaCTTAAATGATTAAATTATATTATTACTCGTATAGCAAGCCGTTTCTCAGTATAGTATATTTGTATAAtatttttatgatgttttttaCAGGGTGTAATCGTAGTAGATTATGGCATGGTTTTCTTATATCCCCATGGATTCCCAATTTTTAAACCTAATTGTATTCCTTTAAGAATATTGAAATAGTCTTGGTTTTTTGGTCATAAATTAGAAAACATTTTCTGTaaatcaaaccatttttaataacCATTTAATCTTGTAATGTTGAGCTGCAAGCAGAAGCGAAACGTTTACTAGTTGCCGCCCAGAAGTCTACTTTGTACCTTACCTCTCATCTGCCAATGCCAACTGCCAGAGGCAACTTAACGTTCAGTCTGATGGTTTGTTTGGAAGAGACGAGGATCAGTTCGAAAGTGAAACTGCATCAGCTAATCACCCTTGGCGCACAGCAGCGCAACACGCCGTCACTAACGCTATTGTACTCGAAGAAATAATAGCAGCACATGCAAATTGTCTGATCCgttctttccatttccctctgtttctcttttgcaGATGTGCCACCGGCGTTCCCGTACCGGGAGGTGGAGATACAGCGTGGCGTCGACGCCAAACAGTTGTACGAGCTCAGCACCGAACTCGGCAGGTCAGTAGTGACGTCTAGTAGAGACGTGTGTGGTTGTGGACGTGGAAGACAGACACACTGCACTGGCGCCCTAAATTTAGAACCATtcgcgaacgagcgagcaagcgagcaaaccgtgtccgtgtccgtggacCTCGGTCGATTGTCCATCTTTCATCACGCGGCACGGCAATTCGCACGAAACATTCCATTTGGCAAAAGGGCAAaggcgtgctggtggtgatggtggtggtggtgctgtgtggCCAACAGACGTGGCATTTGCTGCTCTCCAAAGCACCGCCACGCACCTGTTAGTGTCATcgtcagtggtggtggtggtggtgctgagaCGTCATTCGTGTCGCCAGCGCTTGTAGAGGTCGGTCCGGCATTGAGGTATCACGTGGTGTACCGATGTAGTATCGAGTGTCACACCCAGATCGATGGCAAAAGGAGGCACGTGTCGGCACAAAATTGCATTAGTCCCCGGCTCACCTTCCACCCGGGGCCCGTTCCATCCAGGTGTTCATTGGCTAGTCAATGAGGAGAAAAGAACATAACttataagccgtggccacacggggcgaaaactctagcgcaaacgaaaaaattaatgccaaaacgtttacgcttgccgtttacatgctgtcaaacgattattggtccgtggagcgtaaaacctagcgtaaaagctttttgcaaacggtagggctcacaatatgttctttttgtggtttacatcgacagtgagtgatcattgctagtgtattcaatccttttcttcaaaaaaacgattttaatttcctcaacccggccatgtaaacatatcgaagcgcaaaagttttggcattaattttttcgtttgcgctagagttttcgccccgtgtggccacggctataatGTTAAAGCATCGACTGGTTCTCAATCTATCCAGGGCACTCTTCATCTTAATGGCGTCATCCTACCAAACCCAAATCTAGGGCGCCAGTCAGAGGCGATTGAAACGTTCGAGTTTCAATTACCTCACATCGACATCATCGACTTCGATGATTAATGTCAATGCTAAAGTacggcagcagccgcaagTCAGTCCTCCGTATTGGTCTGCTCCATGGTTGCGTTGGCCTACATCGGCGTCGGCGATCGCGAACTAATGATGGCAGCCGGACTGTCCAAATACCAGTCCAGGACGATGTGTCTTGGCAGCAGGTTGGAAAGGGGAGAAGGCCACGCCACCTCCACGCTCACTGGAATGTGATCTTCTCGGATTTGTTTCGTCGCGCCATCTTGGCGTCTCCTGTCAACCGTTGTTCGATCAACTTCGGTCCACGCGGTCCCCGGAATGTTAATGCTTCTTCTCGTAGCGTAGATTAAGCAAATTCCATACCGAACGTCTGTCGTCGGTGGGGTCGGTGACCAGGCCCGGACCGCGGTTTTAGGCCACAATTCACGTTGATGATCGTTTTGAGATTCCATTTCGCCTTTCGCTCGCAACGTTACAGGGGGAAGTTTGGCGTGGTGTACAAGTGCAAGGAAAAGTCGACCGGCGTCCGGCTGGCGGCCAAATTTATCCAGATCGTCAAGAAGGGTGACCGGCGGAACATCGAGCGGGAGGTGCACATGATGAACGTTCTGCATCACGCCAAGATCGCCCAGCTGTATGCGGCGTTCGAGTTCGATCGGACGTTCTGCGTCATGATGGAGCTGTAAGTAAGGGAGGAAAGGTGGGGGGGACTTAGGCTAGTAGCTGGTTCGGTGGtggcaataaattttcatctcCCTCCCTTAGCGTGGAAGGTGGTGAACTGTTCGATCGGGTGCTGGACGAGAAGTTCATCCTGACGGAGCGAGCTTGCTCGATCTTTATGCGGCAGATCTGTGATGCGGTCGCGTACATACACGGTAACAACATTATCCACCTGGACATGAAGCCCGAGAACATCCTGTGCCTGACGGAGAGCGGTAATCGGATCAAGATTATTGACTTCGGGCTGGCCCGGGAGTACGATCCGGACAATAAGCTGCAGGTGCTGTTCGGGACGCCCGAGTTTGTGGCGCCCGAGGTGGTCAACTTCGAGGCGATCTCGTTTGCGACCGACATGTGGAGTGTCGGGGTGATCGCTTATGTGCTGTAAGTATCTCTCGCGTGCCTTTTCCTACCCCATGTTGCATGTTATTAATTATTTGTTCTTTCGTTCGCGGCGCAGTGTTTCAGGTTTGTCGCCATTCGCTGGTGAGGACGATATTCAGACCATGGGCAATATCACGATCGGACGGTACGATTTTCTCGATGAAGCGTTCGACAACGTGTCCGAAGAggcgatcgatttcatcaacCGCTGTCTGGTGAAGGAACAGAAGTAAGTACAGAATTGACTAGCAATTACCGAGAAGTTtcgtaaaaattaaaaaaaaaaaacagtctattCATATTTAAATTCCAAAATAATTCATATTCACCTCTTGTCACCTATTCACAGAGAACGTCTGACGGCCGAGGATGCACTGAAGCACAAATGGATCAAGCGGAAACCACAGTACACGCCAACCAATCGGCGACCTTCGATCACCACCTTCAAGCCGGTTTTACtagagagcaacaacaacagcagtaatGTCACAGTAAGGCTGAACGCAGAAACTAAGAAATATGCGTGCCCTAGCGCTAACAATACACCGTTCATTGACCGCCCGCAGAGCAACGAGATCGACAAGGACAATCTGAAGGAGCTGGTGGGAAAGTGGAACGAAACGCCCAACAATCGTTACACCTTCGAGCAGGACACGGAAAACATCATCTCACCGGCGGGCGATTCGGTGCAGCTTCGGCGGCCAACCCTGCCCGAGCTGGCCGGTCTGCCCAATCCGGGTAGCCGCCGTGGTAGCATAGCCCGGGGTAAGCTGTGATCGCGCGCCATTGCCTTGGGTGCttcctgttgtttttttcttcttcgttgcgttgcgacaTTCCAGTTACCAGTTACCGCAATcgtttccatccatccatcgtcatcaccagcacgatcattgtcatcatcatcatcaccggcatcGCGAGGAGGGGCTAAGCTAAGCGATTTTGCGAATCAAACTAACTAACCGAAGCAAAATGCGCGCGCTCAGCGTTGTGGCAGATTGGCATTCCCAGGGATTCGCTATCGTGCTGCAACCCTTCCATTCTCCCGTCCATGGTTGTCATTGCTTCGCAACGGCTTTGCtcatgatcagcagcatcctcatGTAGATACCATCTCGGCGCCATCTTGATCTTGTACAAATAGTCccagggaaaggggagggagggtaaaGTGGCATCGACTAGACTAACTCTCGTCTTGTgtctttctccttcctttttctccctttttgtctctctctctctccctcacacacaaacgcaacacacacaaacacgcgatcacgctgctactgctactgtacATAATCTCCATACATTGTACTTCGCGCTGCGGTGCGctacattttaatttttgcgCACAAACACTACTTACAATGCCAGATCGGGATAGTAAACGGAGCATACTGTTGCCATTGTAAATTCGTATGATACGAGATTTCGTTTAGCTCCGTTAGTTTCGCTGTAAGCTCCGTTTAGCTAGATATGCTAGATATGCTAGATGAGTCAGTAGAGCTAGCATCCGTAAGACACAGACAACCATTCAACCaatcagccaaccaaccagccagccagccaatcaGCCAGTCTCGCTCAGATTGAAAGACTGGAAGACTGGCCACAACCCGCACGGACCGTTCCGGTCAGGCAGACTGAAGCTTCGACGAAGACATAACTGCTCCACTCTATGCCGTGGAAATGTAATTACCCTTTTGGGCCCGATCCCGATTGATGGTTGTGCTCGTGTTTTCGGGAAATCCACTCTTCTGTTTTGTTATCCCCCATTGTTTTTTTGGCCCTTTTAACCATGTTTGGTCACTCGTGTGCTActaacgtgcgtgcgtgcgccttATCCTTCCCACTACATCGTCACTAGTCGAAGCCGTTTGCTGTACTTATGTATGCTAGCGTGACGTTGTCTACGGGGCTCCCTCACTACTAGTAGATCAAGCAGCACGACAGGCAACAATACCTTCATGGCGGttgttaaaatattcaaattcaaatcttTACTACTCCATTCCGAGTTCTACGCCCCGTTCTGTACCTAGGCCACTAATCGTGCATTCGTTCGGCACCTAAAGGCTCCATTTCCACGTTGCAATTCCTCTGtcattcctttctttctgcGACTCACACTAACAGAACTatgcttttgcctttttcgttttctcttttttttctccaccttTCCAACTTACGCTTGCCCTGAACACTAACACCGGAATATCGTCCACCCCGTTTTCACTTTCGGAACCTGCTGTTGataacgatggtgatgatgatgatgatgatggcgatgacgatggcttcAGCTTACCGCAAACGTACAGATCTGCCAACGGCTTCGGGGATAGTGCTGAACGAATTGGCCTAACTCAAATTGGCCTTCGGTGAAACTTAAAACCGTTAGTTACTCCGATAAGGTCAGCGTGCTTGACTGCCTGTCTGCTTGTGCGTTAGTGGTGttatgtgaggttatgtttggTTACGTAATGCTGCTTGCATgtccttttttaaaaaaaaatggcagccAATTTATCACGCACACTAGATCCAATCAAATCCGCATTTCTAATCCGGCAccgttgtttgtgtgcgcgcgctctggtATTTTGGCTTCTTGTCCTGGGATGTGGACGCATCGCGCTTCGCTAttcgccacggccacggattTCAGATGCACCGAACGATGCTTTGCCGCTGCAAGATGATTTCGGCGAGCCGGACCGGAAGGATGGACAGGAAGGTGAACTCAACGGCAACAACGGTTACTACGACCATCGCAACAAAGAAGATGATGACTTCCAGCTTGCCCCGATCGATAAATACCACTCGGAACCACGTAACACCACCCCCGCCGACTGCTGCCAAGTAGTAATAATGCAAAACGCTAGTAACGCTATCGCCGAGGAGTCTCTGGATGCTGTACCGAAGGATGGCGAAGCAACGGAGGGCGCTaaaagcatcagcagtagcagcagcgaaagtaATAGTGACACCAGCAGTTGCACTAGCATTGACAGTATTAATAGCTTTAGCAATCTGGCCAACGGCAATAatagtagttgtagtagtagtagtagtagtagtgatgtAGTCGCAGCTGCAAACGGAATGGCTTTCACTAAACCGAGCGTTGTTACGtgtgatgatggcgagcgCACGGACACTGACTGTCGAACGGTGTACGATCTATGCCTCTCTGCAGATCGTtccccacacaccacaccagaccaaCCGACGGCCGAACCGGGCCAGATAGGCTCAGTTGCGGCTACACCGGCGTCGGCAATCGGCGACATCGAGATAGCGTGCGAACCGGAGCAAACGCCGGCACCGGTCGAACCGTGTGATGGTCCTCGGGCCAAGGTACGTGACGATTTGCGTAAACTTTCCGATTTACTAAAGCTTTCCCTCACGAACGTCACGAAGGAGTTGGATGCGGCGGACACGGATGCGAACGCATCACCCTGCACTCCACtatcaccgacgacgacggcgacggcgacggcgatgacgacgagcagcagcagcagcgtgtccCAGCGTGACGAGCTCGACAGCGAGTTGGAAAGCCTCAAGTCGAAGGTCCACACGATCCGTACGTCGCGTGCGCAGAACAAGCTGAACGAGCTGGCCCAGCGACCCGATTTCCTGGCCAACGATCCCTTCAAGCTACCGACCTTCCGCTTCCTGCCGAAGTCCATTAGCCTGTGCAACGAGGATTCGGTGTTCAAGGAGAACTACACCAAGTTCTGCGATCGCAACGCATCATCGAgcgtgagtggtggtggtggtggtgaggagaCGACGAACACGACCGTGGCCGCGACGACCAACACACCGAGCGTTAAGCCACCGAGCGTACGGAAGAAGTCAACCGGTACAGCCACAACGAGTGGTGGCacgagaaagaagaaggattcATCGTCTACGACCACCGtgagcaccacgaccaccacgttCTCGAGTGCCGGCACTGGCACGATCTGTCCCTCGACGACGGTACGCAAAACGATCgtcaagcagcagaaggtgctTGTGGATGAGCAGGGGCAGGAGCATGCGACCCCGAAACCGACCGCTGGTGGTGAATCGGCTCTTCGAAGACCTCCACTGGTTAGTCAACCGAAGAGCGTCGAAACGTCGGCTGCCGGCGGTGGCAACTCGACCGTGTTCGTCAGTACGGCCTCGATCAAGCGCACCAAATTTCGGGTGAACCAGATGAGTAGTCGGGATGTGCCGGTCGCTATCAATCCCGTCGCGCGGCGTTATCTCGAACAGAGTGGGGCTCAGAACGCCGCACCAATTACCCGGCTAGACGATACGGATCGGCATCCGACAGTAGTGAACAGGGGACTTCTCGTCTCGGGCAATAGGGTGAAGCAGCGCGAAACCGAGACCACCCTGGACGATTCGGTCACGGTGAACAATCTGCGAAACAGTGCGCTCAAACTGCGCAGCCTTTCGGTCGATTGGGATGCGGTCGATGCCGTCGAGAACCGGTCGATGAAGACGATTAACAGCTTCCTCAAGCGGCACGCAGTCGCCAGCTCCGCCGTCCGGCAGATACAGGCTCAGCTTGAGGCAACCATCACGCAGAAATGATCGTCGCTTGAGGAGCTGTACAGGATAGAGCGTTACGCGAGCGTTCGGTGAGATTAGGGGGTTGGCTTTAGAATTAAGTGCGGCGCCTCGGACGAGCACGAGAAAAATTACATTTCGAGTGATCCTCGTGCGACAGCGAATCGTGTACATACCACTTTCAAACCGATCTACTATACGCCATGTGTATTTAACTGTAGGGTTTTAGTGTTTAAACGGTTACGAGATGTTACTAGCGATAAGGTGCCGATCGCGGCTCTAGCACAGGTATCGCATCACGAAACGGTGTGTAGCGCCATGTTCGAGATCACCAGTTTAGGAGAAGTTACAATTATGTTACTTGTAAATGGCTCAGTGGAATGGTGATGAAAAAGTGTAGAAAATATGAAGCAAAATAAAGTGAAATTACACCCAAAACAGTGGCCCTGCTGATGCTCGTTCCAAGTACCGAAGTGATGGTCGaatgctggatggatgcttgCTGATTAACGAAGATCGGCGTACGATCGCGGCAGTAAGTAATCAAATGGTCTCGAAGACAACGCTCGGTTTAGCAGATATATGAGCAAAAACGACGATCAAGCAAAATGCGATCAGCAATTTCGGACTGATAACGTAGAACGCAGCGGAAACTGTACTTGCGGCTCAATCACGACTTTCCATCCGGCGTTTATTGGATCTGGATTCTGCTCAATAATCTCGTTAGCCTTTCGTGCTGGGCTTTAATGGTAAACATTTACCCAATTTTTCGACCCAACGATATCCTTTGCGGCAAAATGGGCGGACTGCTATGTTAGTGgactaaaataaataaataaaaaacaacattaaaatCATTATTAAGTGAGTGGGGCGGTCTCAAAGCCTgcaaaaatgttttcccaatATTCACTATCGCTCGTTCACTGATATGAGGCACTACTCAACAAAGTTGTAGATCTCTAtcttattaattttataactGTTGTTTGCACTACATT
This sequence is a window from Anopheles darlingi chromosome 3, idAnoDarlMG_H_01, whole genome shotgun sequence. Protein-coding genes within it:
- the LOC125954043 gene encoding calcium/calmodulin-dependent protein kinase type II delta 2 chain isoform X1, whose protein sequence is MIHVDETDPMGDVPPAFPYREVEIQRGVDAKQLYELSTELGRGKFGVVYKCKEKSTGVRLAAKFIQIVKKGDRRNIEREVHMMNVLHHAKIAQLYAAFEFDRTFCVMMELVEGGELFDRVLDEKFILTERACSIFMRQICDAVAYIHGNNIIHLDMKPENILCLTESGNRIKIIDFGLAREYDPDNKLQVLFGTPEFVAPEVVNFEAISFATDMWSVGVIAYVLVSGLSPFAGEDDIQTMGNITIGRYDFLDEAFDNVSEEAIDFINRCLVKEQKERLTAEDALKHKWIKRKPQYTPTNRRPSITTFKPVLLESNNNSSNVTSNEIDKDNLKELVGKWNETPNNRYTFEQDTENIISPAGDSVQLRRPTLPELAGLPNPGSRRGSIARDRSPHTTPDQPTAEPGQIGSVAATPASAIGDIEIACEPEQTPAPVEPCDGPRAKVRDDLRKLSDLLKLSLTNVTKELDAADTDANASPCTPLSPTTTATATAMTTSSSSSVSQRDELDSELESLKSKVHTIRTSRAQNKLNELAQRPDFLANDPFKLPTFRFLPKSISLCNEDSVFKENYTKFCDRNASSSVSGGGGGEETTNTTVAATTNTPSVKPPSVRKKSTGTATTSGGTRKKKDSSSTTTVSTTTTTFSSAGTGTICPSTTVRKTIVKQQKVLVDEQGQEHATPKPTAGGESALRRPPLVSQPKSVETSAAGGGNSTVFVSTASIKRTKFRVNQMSSRDVPVAINPVARRYLEQSGAQNAAPITRLDDTDRHPTVVNRGLLVSGNRVKQRETETTLDDSVTVNNLRNSALKLRSLSVDWDAVDAVENRSMKTINSFLKRHAVASSAVRQIQAQLEATITQK
- the LOC125954043 gene encoding uncharacterized protein LOC125954043 isoform X3; this translates as MAANLSRTLDPIKSAFLIRHRCLCARALVFWLLVLGCGRIALRYSPRPRISDAPNDALPLQDDFGEPDRKDGQEGELNGNNGYYDHRNKEDDDFQLAPIDKYHSEPRNTTPADCCQVVIMQNASNAIAEESLDAVPKDGEATEGAKSISSSSSESNSDTSSCTSIDSINSFSNLANGNNSSCSSSSSSSDVVAAANGMAFTKPSVVTCDDGERTDTDCRTVYDLCLSADRSPHTTPDQPTAEPGQIGSVAATPASAIGDIEIACEPEQTPAPVEPCDGPRAKVRDDLRKLSDLLKLSLTNVTKELDAADTDANASPCTPLSPTTTATATAMTTSSSSSVSQRDELDSELESLKSKVHTIRTSRAQNKLNELAQRPDFLANDPFKLPTFRFLPKSISLCNEDSVFKENYTKFCDRNASSSVSGGGGGEETTNTTVAATTNTPSVKPPSVRKKSTGTATTSGGTRKKKDSSSTTTVSTTTTTFSSAGTGTICPSTTVRKTIVKQQKVLVDEQGQEHATPKPTAGGESALRRPPLVSQPKSVETSAAGGGNSTVFVSTASIKRTKFRVNQMSSRDVPVAINPVARRYLEQSGAQNAAPITRLDDTDRHPTVVNRGLLVSGNRVKQRETETTLDDSVTVNNLRNSALKLRSLSVDWDAVDAVENRSMKTINSFLKRHAVASSAVRQIQAQLEATITQK
- the LOC125954043 gene encoding death-associated protein kinase related isoform X2, which encodes MIHVDETDPMGDVPPAFPYREVEIQRGVDAKQLYELSTELGRGKFGVVYKCKEKSTGVRLAAKFIQIVKKGDRRNIEREVHMMNVLHHAKIAQLYAAFEFDRTFCVMMELVEGGELFDRVLDEKFILTERACSIFMRQICDAVAYIHGNNIIHLDMKPENILCLTESGNRIKIIDFGLAREYDPDNKLQVLFGTPEFVAPEVVNFEAISFATDMWSVGVIAYVLVSGLSPFAGEDDIQTMGNITIGRYDFLDEAFDNVSEEAIDFINRCLVKEQKERLTAEDALKHKWIKRKPQYTPTNRRPSITTFKPVLLESNNNSSNVTSNEIDKDNLKELVGKWNETPNNRYTFEQDTENIISPAGDSVQLRRPTLPELAGLPNPGSRRGSIARDRSPHTTPDQPTAEPGQIGSVAATPASAIGDIEIACEPEQTPAPVEPCDGPRAKELDAADTDANASPCTPLSPTTTATATAMTTSSSSSVSQRDELDSELESLKSKVHTIRTSRAQNKLNELAQRPDFLANDPFKLPTFRFLPKSISLCNEDSVFKENYTKFCDRNASSSVSGGGGGEETTNTTVAATTNTPSVKPPSVRKKSTGTATTSGGTRKKKDSSSTTTVSTTTTTFSSAGTGTICPSTTVRKTIVKQQKVLVDEQGQEHATPKPTAGGESALRRPPLVSQPKSVETSAAGGGNSTVFVSTASIKRTKFRVNQMSSRDVPVAINPVARRYLEQSGAQNAAPITRLDDTDRHPTVVNRGLLVSGNRVKQRETETTLDDSVTVNNLRNSALKLRSLSVDWDAVDAVENRSMKTINSFLKRHAVASSAVRQIQAQLEATITQK